Within Sebastes fasciatus isolate fSebFas1 chromosome 19, fSebFas1.pri, whole genome shotgun sequence, the genomic segment atttctgtcttattatgcaaattaattaattaattaattaattaatattatattatagccTGGAAAATATCAGGGAATGAATGCTTTAAATGGTTGGCAATAATGTAAAGTATGTGCTTAATAAAACATGCAAAGCCCACtacaataaattaaaacagttaaGAGAAGTAAATGATGTAACTTACCAGAAAATGTCCCCCCATGTCCACCTGTTAGATACATGGCCATCATCCACCCGCTGCAGCAGAGGCTGACGTCTACGGAGACCCGCGTGGTGATGGCTGTGATCTGGGTTCTGGCTCTGCTGCTCGCCTTCCCTCAGTACTACTTCTCGTCCACGGCGCTGCTGCCCGGACGCACCGTCTGCTACATCGACTGGCCCGAGTACACCACGGTGGACTTCAAGAAGATGTGAGTACCTGAGGGGGGACAAAGCAGAACACGAGGACTCTGTAAACCTCGACCACCAGAGGACACTTTAACCACTTTAACCACTTTAACCACTTTAACCCTCCCGGggctgatgatactaacgactcatgaaactagcgactcacgggactccTGTGACTCATTGTGATTCACGGGACTAACGACTCACTCTTGCAAAGAAAGCAAATATGTTTATTTCCCCAAAAATACAGTactatttctttaaagggactatttgtaactttcagaaagtcttgttaacagcttcacctgtggccgttaagtcaactaaagtcagcgtcctgttgctggcgcttgtgctcgctttaaatagacatgaaggagcatcgctcaacacagtgaggagacacacgtcagctgaaagcacaatatcactctatatttcagctgcttggcagtaatgttagctgaccagaccaaggtctctccatgaatcaatgctgatcctagtgttggcttttcctgcttcagcctccagggcttcggggctgaagcaggaagagaaacgttatcccCTCCcaactgcgcccgcagggagacaccagagttttggtcggagacgataacgtttctctctgcagagccccgtcacttcacaagacacgggaaacctctgttggtctggaggagctgcagcagttatttctgcacaaacgtccactgaacattcactagatattctcagagctaaactaactcttctgcagtgtggagtgagcgcgcgttcacatctagaggtggagcaagaCAGCGAGAATGCAcgcggtgtgagtgaaggcaagcaggcagaggaggagggactccggccacacgtgagcgcgcatgggatcccgacccggtagatttatacgcttaaaaagttacaaacagtccctttaaagctacacacacacaccattcattaaagggactctggaagaatcagaaattgcttattAACAGCGACTgttgtggccgttaagtcaacgacagcaAGCgtcccacaacactagtttcCACGTcggacgtcggtcacattcctgttttgtcAGATTTTAGCTTCAcaagatataactttgttttttttgtgcttccgtggagtttgtgttggagtctgagtcgtGGTGGAAGCTGGTCATTTGTTCGCAAGCgtgcatgatgtcacatccgttggattttcccagaaacACCGTCTctcattcttcacattaaaagcagtctacaggctgatagaggaaacacaggaagtcacggaaggtctcattttttaggttaagttacaacctgttcacacgttggtaataaaaaacaattaaaacacatttatacgtgtaaaaacgtacatacagtccTTTTAATAGGCTGAAGTATTGAGCTGATATGGTGAATTTGATGTAAAACTGGTGCCCGTTTTGAACGTGCACTCAAGCTCCATCAGTATTCAGAATAATAACCCTGAACACTGAAGTGAATAAACTTCAGTTTGAAGGTCTTAGACGGCTCTGTGGGCATATTGATTTCTGTATACTGGCAGCTGGTATATTAAATATATGATGTCCAGTATTATTCCGTGTTTATTACATATCATTTCTATCCCTTGGCTGTAACGCAGCCTGCTGGGTAATGAGGATTGATCCCGTGTCATCTCTGATGCTTCAGGGATGCAGCAGCCTGGATGAACCGGTGCAATAATCAATCTCTAGACGGATTAATTTAATATATGAAAAATAGACCCTGCAGCTGAAATGATTCCCGTTCAGGTGATGAATCCGTCTGTGAAATAATCTGTGGAGCTAAAAGAGGAAAAGACCTTCTCAACCTTTCTGCAAAttaaaatatctttaatttaGCGGTCAGGATTTCTTTGAGCCGGGCTCTTTGCAGAAATCACTTCcatatgttggtgtgtgtgtattaatgaatgtaaacatgtaGTCCATAATCTGACTGAAGACAGTCCCTTACACGCATCAGACATATCTCAGTCACCTGCCGCCTGAATTTAGTGTTTTCCTtcacataaataaagacatttccaccataaattggtgaataaataaataaatgactagataaataaataattatgtcattaaatgtagcaaaaataatattaaaaataaatgtagccataaattaattgataaaatgtgacataaattgatatttctgttttaatttgcttctttatttttttaatttattttatatttatttttaaatgtatgtttatatttatgtatatatgcatttatttatctatttatgggaattaatacaaagaaacataaataaagaagcaaattaaaacagaaatataaatctatgtcacattttatcattaattaatggctaaatttatttttaacattatttatttagttatctttgtattaattcccataaataaaaaacaataaacacatttcaaaataaatatgaagtaaaaataaaaatgaatgcaaaaataaataaatgcattttaaaattaataaaaataaataaataaaagggaaagaagagtaaataaataaaggaattaatacaaagatacataaataaagaagcaaattaaaacagatatatcaatttatgtcacattttatcaattcattaattgctacatttatttttaatattatgtttgctacatttaatgacatattcatcacacatttatttatttattcattatttcttaattttggcaggttccgtcctccgtGCTGTCTGATAACAATATCAAACCttggtaataattattactattaatatTGTCAGACAGAGTGAACCCTGAATATTTAATCCGATGCAAGCTGCAGACACATTCAACTAAACAACGTTAGACACTGAAACAGTGAAACATGCAGCATTACTGAcgatattaatatattaaattccctcctcctctcatttctcagatactatgtgtgtgtgacactgcTGATCTACTTCCTGCCACTTTGCATTATGGGATGTGCGTACACGATCGTGGGCTTCACCCTCTGGGCGAGTGAGATTCCCGGAGACTCCTCCGAACACTACAAACAGCAGCTGATCGCCAAACGCAAGGTGatgcaaacacacgcacacacacacacacacacacacacacacaaacacacacacacacacacacacaccgtaccGTGGCCGTGCAATAGATCACTAAACACGATCATTTAATTTAATGGTTTTTTAATCCGCACATGAAAACAGTGAAGAGATTATTTGAAAGCGGccgtactgtgtgtgtgtgttcctgtggcAGGTGGTGAAGATGATGATCGTGGTGGTGTGTACCTTCGCCGTCTGCTGGCTGCCGTATCACATCTACTTCCTACTGCACCAGTTCTTCCCCGACCTGTTCGAGCAGCGCTACATCCAGCAGGTGTACCTGGCCGTCATGTGGCTGGCCATGAGCTCCACCATGTACAACCCCATCATCTACTACTGCCTCAACAGCAGGTACAGTAGGACGCTCCGGTCGGTTCCTCCGTCTGCTCGTGTGGTTCATAataatctgtatttgtgtgtaatccTGCCTGTTTAATCCAAACCTGTAATGAAATGTGTGTCTCCAGGTTCAGAGCAGGTTTCCAGCAGGTGTTTTGTTGCTGCGGTAACTCCGGCGCCACGGACGAGCTGGAGCTCAAGTCACCGCGCTACCTGCAAACACAGGTGAGCGTAACATGCACAAATAAAGACgcttttttttgcaatatatTTTTCTGAAAGAGAATTAAAGAGCTTAAACTTTGGATTTGTCTACATGTTGAAGTTGGTGTTCAGGGAGCATCATTAGTAAGAGAGACACCAGAAACACAACATCTATAGCACATGGTCGTAAGTGCATTTAGGccgtgtccaactccacttatgctatttaaaggcagggtcgacgatgttctccagtaaaCACTATctgttctattggttgaaatggtctttacaccccgatgagctctgaaaaaggaccggagagagcgtcatctgtagctgctgtaatccggtaaaaacgtctaccaatcactgcctcgcagtccgcttggaaagaaccaatcagacgTCTCCCTGCTCgttctctacccttggcgtgcaccagcctgaactcaaagcgcgtcgccgccgcacgtttcctgAAGAATGGAAGAGagaactcagccctgcagtagcactgccgcggttactggtcatgaggtagcgttgttgagttgaggtcctctctccgctctgtggcggtgaagtagttacgatgcgctttccaacatcgtcgaacTTTATGCGGCGCATAATCTGGGCACAAAGTAAGCAGAAGGGGGAAAGGGGTTGTCTTTAGTCTCTTCATTAATCAGaggtgtgttttgggcgtaaCAGGAATCAGACCAATCAGCGCCACGGCAGCTCACGTTTTTGTTCCCGTAGTCCGAAGTACCCAGTCCAAAGACACCAAAGCAGTGAGCTGATGGAGCTCTCTCTCGAGACCTCCGCAGGCGCGTCTACGAGACCAGGCGGCAGGCAGGCTGGCTAGCGAGCGATCCCCTCAGGCATTAGATGGCTGTCGCACCAGTTTGCAAAGTTTCTCAACTCCGAAAatgttggagcaaatgttcaaTTTGATTTTCTTAAAACTGCCAGTTGATTTCACGCCTCAAAAATTCTCAGAAGTGAATTGAATGATGAAATAACCAACACAAATAGTATAAAACTTACCGTTGTTGGTGTGTTTctctgctgctgtgctgctcGGCCCTCGGATGTCTTCGGACCGGGTCGCCTACCTTCGGACTACGGGAACAAAAAGTTAGCATTTAACAGACGCCTGGAACACCTGGAAGGGTTTAGCCAATCAGACGCAGAGTAtgcatgtcatgaggacgcatttcagccttttgtacgccacgcaaacggtcgcagttaggtttaggcaagaaaaccacttagttagggtaagggaaaacgtcatggttgggcttaaaataagtacgtaaactaagtaaaacaggTACGAAatacacgtcacaaacgtcagcACTAACGGGTCACCAGCAGTCTGGATGTCGGGTCTCCTGGTTCAAAGTCTGCTGTTTATTGGTACAGGATACACGTACTtgttgcacgctaaacgccttacGCATTatcatttatacgcctttccGTGGGAACGTGCTGATTAAATGACTGATTCTGTCTATCCATGAATAATTCACCTCTAACTGAACCGTCTGTGTTTCCAGGTGAGCATCTACCGAGCCAGTCGGATGGAGACCGTCGTTTCCACCTCCGTCCACCCGGCTGCAGCGGCGGAGCTGAAGAGGGCCGAGCTGCCGTCCTGCAGCCCTCACAGCCAGCCTCACGTGGAGGTCACGTCCAACGGCTCGGGCTCAGTGACGTTTACCAAGAGCCCCGACGGCCCCGACAGCACCTCGCAGTAGAGCCAACGCCACCAGGTGGTCGTTAAAGGAACAAAGTGTGGATGTGTGACGAGCGGCAGCTCAAACCTGCCGTCAGCTGTCTCTGTTCTGAAGACGCAGTGGAGCTCAGACGCTGCCGTACCGGTCCGGTGAACTATTCAGCCGTGATGTTTGGTTCTAACCAGCGAGACGATGGCGTTAATACCACATGGTGGCAGCACAGCGGCAGAGAAAGGAAGTGAAAACTAGTGGCGGAAGTACTCgttctttacttgagtatttacattttctgctactttatacttctcagAGGGGGATATTGTATTTAATCGATTGTCCacatttaatcatgattaatcacatattttttatctgttcaaaatgaaccttaaagggagatttatcaagtatttaatcctcttatcaacatgggagtgaacaaatatgctgctttatgcaaatgtttgtatatatttattattgtaaatcaattaacaacacaaatcaatgacagatattgtccagaaaccctcacaggtactgcatttagcataaaacaatatgctccaatcataacatggggtcaagggacccatttgaaaatggccatgaagtgtttcctcgccaaaattttgtgtaagtttggagcgttatttaacctccttcatgacaagctagtcttgctagacgtggttggtaccgatggattcatcagggtTTTTTTCgatcatttttcagacttttttaggacctttttctgacttttctgacttttcttccgTCTTTCTTCCGCCTTTTTCAgacatatgataccagtatctcgccgacatttagcataagtttggagcattatttaacctcttttctaactagctagtatgacatggttggtaccgatggattcattaggttttctagtttcagatgataccattatctttactctagctttaaaactgagccactacaacctaaaaatcacaagttgcattcaagcgttattatcacattaactttgacatcttTTACCTTATTGTGGACGTCATGTCTGAAAAGCCGCTTAACGCACAATACGTGTCATTTTTGGCTCATGCACCCCCACCCTCTAGAGGTCCAAAAGCCGTGTTTGTGCTCGCCGTAGTGTCCCACGGAGAGCACAAACACGGCTTTTGGACCTCTAGTCACTTTTCCAATGTTTACTTTATGAGTTTGTGTCTCTAAGCTTTTCAACATGGTTTCATTTGAATGATTGTTCGACGTCCAAAGAGGGGAAATTATCCAATATTTCTctcccattaatcatctcaggacccctcagatttatctggtgaccctttggaggggctcgacccctaggttgggaaacactggactaaactagctaactgtatataaattagggctgtcaatgttagcgtgataataacacgttaacgcaagctagagtgaagatactggtatcatatgaaactataaaacctgatgaatccatcggtaccaaccatgtcatactagctgttcatgaaggaggttaaataacgctccaaacttacactaaattttggtgaggaaaaactggcatggacattttcaaaggggtcccttgacctctgacctccagatcagtgaatgtaaatgggttctatgggtacccacgagtctcccctttacagacatgcccactctgtcattgttttgtgttgttaattgatttccctataataaatatatacacacatttacataacgcagcatatttacccactcccatgttgataagaggattaaatacttgactaatctccctttaaggttcattttgaacagataaaaaatgtgcgattaatcacgattaactatatatattgattgacagctctagttctgagtacttcttccaccactggtgaaCTGTTGGACCCCACAGACGTGATTATACTGATAGAAGCAGCAGAAACGCGCCGGTTCGACCTCACGCCAGTCCGTTTCATCATCCAGCATGTGTGCGGCTCTGACATTTGACCCCCGGCATTCTCGGGCTGGTTTTGGAAAGCGTGACCCTCCGCTTCCCTTGGCAACAGCGGTACGCCAAGTTTGTgacgctctgtgtgtgtgcgtgtgtgtgtgtgtgtgtgtggcacctGTTGGACGGGATTAGCCCCTTGTTTTCACAATGTGTCGAGCAGAGTTCAGTGTGCAGCAGGCAGGCCACAGGCCAGCCAAATATAGAAGGAGGGACATACAGAGGGACTGATGGTGAAGTCCTAGAGGAAAGAGAACAACATGGGGAGGAGCTTCGCCGCGGCGGCATGCCACCCGTGTGCGAAGGACTAACTGGGAGAAGTGGGACGTCACTGGTGAGGAATGATGCTATTTCAGCCTCGCAGACGACAGCTGCACAAACACAACGTACACATACAGTTCACTGTTTTACCTGTTGACCTGTAACCTGTAACCTGTTTGCATGTGGAGCACACAGAGGACCAAATATTATCACGTCAACAGTTATTGGTTCTGAATTATTACAGGAGGTGACGCAGAAATTACCCGTTATGTGCCGTTATAGTGCTATTGACTTCATGCATTTCAACAACAAAGATGTGCTGTTATTTGGGTGAAACaaccctttaaagggactgtttgtaacttcttactcgtagaaatcaatttgtgtcggtgtcccatgcacgctcgcgtgtggctacgcctttaacaaaccaattattaacttttaacaacgtgttacaaatatctgtctatgtaatgtttatagatgttttacaaataatttctttaaggtttacaaataatatctcaatcattaacaaatacttatatatatatatatatatatatatagtatataaaatattatgtgtgcaacaataacataaattatagcattactaattattaataaacattaattatcattaaGTTGCTTgtgaacagtaaaataactagtaacctagtttaattaactattaatgtactatttaataaataatggttattataaagtgttcgTAGGTTATACGTTCTTacactttttttggacatttttcagtaattttttggacatattttggtcattttttggacttttcttctgtctttatatatataaaatgttatgtgtgcaacaataacataaattatagcattactaattattagtaaacattaattatcattaaGTTGCTTgtgaacagtaaaataactattaactaagtttaattaactatcaatttactaTTTAATAAATGATGTTATTATAGTGTTCGTAGGTTATTCACTTGCAGggaatttgtgtttggtgcagACAATAAACATATCAAGAGAAAATGAGACAAAGTCAAGAACGTAAATACAGAATTTgaaatgtacaataaaaatatgaagaaatatactataaaaaatatgacaaacaaataacaaatatataactGTGAATAGAATGAGAGAGCTGTACAGTTTGGTGTAATATAgtgaaaataatctaaatataaGGAACACTTAAAGTGATATTGATTCTTTCAGGTCATCCCTCTGATATCCTCCATATAATCTGAGCTCTGACGAAGGCTGTTGTTATACTTTAACGAGAGTATTGTGTTTATTAGTTGAGATATTTCCCTCTGTGCTCTCATGATGACCTTTCATTCTTTGTTAAAGACAAACAAGGCTGGAAATAAACacaacgctgctgctgctgctgctccatcaCCACCACACGCCTCCACAGCTCCACCTAGCACTTCAATCTCAAACTGCAAACTGGTTTGATGTTCAGTCTGAGCTCACTGACGATGAAGCAATAAAATATCCCAGAGGTGAAGGGACAATAATACTAATCACAACATCCGGAGCTCATTCTTCCAACAACAGGTCAGCTCTTAAACGCAACACGTCTTCAGGGAAACTGTCCTCCTTTttcacattaaaggtcccatatcgtgctcattttcaggttcatacttttattttgtgtttctactagaacatgtttacatgctgtaatgttacaaaaaaactttattttcctcatactgtctgcttgaatatacctgtatttaccctctgtctgaaacgctccgttttagtgcatttcaacggaattgcgttgcctggcaacagcttgggtccatgtttacttcccgtCAGCTGTTGTCAtcaacatacactgcaaccaggaataaactgggacacatttagaatgtttacgtttaaaatcgtgtaatggtctaaatattgtatatttgtgacatcacaaatggacagaaatcctaacggcttgttttcAAACGCACAAACttaatacgggctgtgtgtatttctccgtatgtTGAGcacttcgatactttcacagtatttataaagcacttaaacctgctttattatataaaagacatgaaaatcttactttttacaatatgggacctttaaacaacaCTTGAAGACGCTTAAAGAGGAATAAGCACATATCAGAGCGGGAAGACAGGAGCCTCTGTTGTTGGTTTATGGTTATGTCTGTATAATTTATGGTGAGGAGTGAAGACCCCCAGAGATTTCTTTATTAAAGCAGCAATAAGGTTGTAAAATGCCCCCCCAACAGAGAAGGTTACGGTTCACACAGATGGGACAGATATCTAACACCAGAGCTGCAAACTACAAGCccacaaaatgtaccttaaagggagattagtcaagtatttaatattcttatcaacatgggagtggacaaatatgctgctttatgcaaaatgtatgtatatatttattattgtaaatcaattaacaacacaaaacaagattgggagactcgtgggtacccatagaacccatttacattcactgatctggaggtcagaggtcaagggacccctttgaaaatgtccatggcagtttttcctcgccaaaattgagcgtaagtttggagcgttatttaacctccttcatgaccagctagtatgacatggttggtaccaatgaattcatcAGGGGgttttttttggtcattttttggacttttcttctgccttttttcagacattcttcggatatttttcagtcatttttcagacctttttagaaaatgttttgGACTTTTCCTCTACCGTTCTTCCaccttttttggacatttttcagtaatttttcgaacatttttcagtcatttttcagatattttacagtcatttttcagacctttttaggacctttttttctgatatttttttgacttttcttctgtctttcttccaccttttttggacattttttggtcatttttcgcacttttcttctgccttttttcgGATATTCTTCGGtcatttttcagacaattttcagatattttacagtCATTGTTCAGACCTTTTTAGGAccttttttctcacattttttttaacttttttctgtctttcttccacctttttttggacatttttcagtcatttttgggacatttttttggacttttcttctgcctttttttggacattcttcggttatttttcagatattttacagtaatttttctgacctttttaggaccttttttctgacatttcttggtaccgatggattcttttataggttttctagtttcatatggtaaTCATGAATCATTATCCTATGAGTTTAGTGAAGAATAATCTTCTTCTGAACTTATTAACAGTTATTCCCAAGGCTCTCTGAGTCAGTGTTAGaacatttactgaagtaaaggagTCCTACTTGCAGGCAGGGGAGATGTCAGAGAGTCCAGAGAGGTGAACATTGTGCAGCTAATCTGTGAAGTCATGCTCTATGGATGTTGCTCCAGTTGGCCCACATTAAGTCTGATTAATTCAGTCCAT encodes:
- the tacr1b gene encoding tachykinin receptor 1b, producing the protein MDPLYNNTDTGSSNASNGTTGDGFNQFIQPGWQISLWAVMYCSMVLVSVVGNMVLIWIILAHKRMRTVTNYFLVNLAFAESAMSAFNTVINFAYAVHNEWYFGLVYCRFHNFFPIAAIFASIYSMTAIALDRYMAIIHPLQQRLTSTETRVVMAVIWVLALLLAFPQYYFSSTALLPGRTVCYIDWPEYTTVDFKKIYYVCVTLLIYFLPLCIMGCAYTIVGFTLWASEIPGDSSEHYKQQLIAKRKVVKMMIVVVCTFAVCWLPYHIYFLLHQFFPDLFEQRYIQQVYLAVMWLAMSSTMYNPIIYYCLNSRFRAGFQQVFCCCGNSGATDELELKSPRYLQTQVSIYRASRMETVVSTSVHPAAAAELKRAELPSCSPHSQPHVEVTSNGSGSVTFTKSPDGPDSTSQ